In one Bacillota bacterium genomic region, the following are encoded:
- the pnpS gene encoding two-component system histidine kinase PnpS: protein MLTLKSVQWRLALIYLLMILLAMQLVGFYLLQSLERYYITGFTDTVGSQGQLLAGFMDRYLVGASEEGFADKMLVDFGHQAGLEIAVFSTAGLMLASSGTREAFGQKANQTDVARALAGTRSEEVRVQASTGERHLHVAVPVLSGNQVVGAVYLIGSLEEIYGTLGDVRSILFSATAVALAVTAILGFGLARTITRPIKEVTSKAAMMASGDFEQAIEVRSEDEIGQLARMFNHLAFRLKETLSEISGEKAKLEAILTHMADGILALDHEGRVLIANPAAARMVGVRPEKTVGKPVSEVLGDILSEDALRETLKGYRGISQEITLRRPVYRALRAQFAPLRNEDGRLAGTVVVFQDITDQERLESLRKEFVANVSHELRTPLTTIKSYVETLLDGAMEDRDLRPHFLEVVDEETDRMVRLVNNLLDLSTLDYEGANLEMKPFSLAGAIRDAVEALAVQSKKRGMAVSIEAPPGPLTALGDRERIQQVVMNLISNAIKFTPEGGDVRISILQADGWYRVSVKDNGIGIPKEEIPRIFDRFYRVDKARSRQLGGTGLGLSIARQIVEAHGGQVEIKSEMGEGTIVTFTLRADAARLVDSHEGKPA from the coding sequence ATGCTTACTCTTAAGAGCGTCCAGTGGAGGCTCGCTCTGATCTACCTGCTGATGATCCTGCTGGCCATGCAGCTGGTGGGATTCTACCTCCTGCAGTCACTGGAACGCTACTACATCACGGGTTTCACCGATACCGTCGGTTCGCAGGGACAGCTCCTGGCGGGCTTCATGGACAGGTACCTGGTGGGTGCGTCAGAAGAGGGATTCGCCGACAAGATGCTGGTGGACTTCGGCCACCAGGCAGGCTTGGAGATCGCCGTCTTCAGCACGGCTGGCCTCATGCTGGCGTCATCTGGCACCCGGGAGGCCTTCGGCCAGAAGGCGAACCAGACCGATGTTGCAAGGGCGCTCGCGGGTACCAGGAGCGAGGAGGTCCGGGTGCAAGCATCCACGGGGGAGCGTCATCTCCACGTGGCTGTCCCTGTACTCTCGGGCAACCAGGTGGTAGGAGCCGTCTATCTTATCGGCTCCTTGGAGGAGATATACGGTACCCTGGGGGATGTGCGTTCCATCCTGTTCTCCGCCACCGCCGTGGCCCTGGCGGTCACTGCCATCCTTGGCTTTGGCTTGGCGAGAACAATAACCAGGCCTATCAAGGAGGTCACCTCGAAGGCGGCCATGATGGCCTCTGGTGATTTTGAACAAGCCATTGAGGTGAGGTCCGAGGACGAGATAGGCCAGCTGGCCAGGATGTTCAACCACCTGGCCTTCAGGCTCAAGGAGACCCTCAGCGAGATATCGGGCGAGAAGGCGAAGCTGGAGGCAATACTCACCCACATGGCCGATGGTATCCTAGCCCTGGACCACGAGGGACGTGTACTCATTGCCAACCCGGCGGCTGCTCGAATGGTGGGAGTGCGTCCTGAGAAGACCGTGGGCAAGCCCGTGTCAGAGGTGCTCGGGGACATCCTCTCAGAGGATGCCCTCCGGGAGACACTCAAGGGATACCGGGGTATTTCCCAGGAAATAACCCTGAGGAGACCAGTCTACAGGGCGCTCAGGGCGCAGTTTGCCCCCTTGCGTAATGAGGACGGGCGCCTTGCCGGCACCGTGGTGGTGTTCCAGGACATCACCGACCAGGAGCGGCTTGAGTCCCTCAGGAAGGAGTTCGTGGCCAATGTGTCTCACGAGCTCCGGACACCCCTGACCACCATCAAGAGCTACGTGGAGACCCTCCTGGACGGTGCCATGGAGGACCGGGACCTGAGGCCCCACTTCCTCGAGGTTGTGGACGAGGAGACGGATCGGATGGTACGCCTGGTGAACAACCTCCTTGACCTGTCTACACTGGACTACGAGGGCGCCAACCTGGAGATGAAACCCTTCTCACTGGCAGGGGCCATTCGCGATGCCGTTGAGGCGCTGGCGGTTCAATCCAAGAAGCGTGGGATGGCAGTGAGCATAGAGGCGCCCCCCGGGCCCTTGACAGCCCTGGGAGACCGGGAGAGGATCCAGCAGGTGGTGATGAACCTCATCTCGAATGCCATAAAGTTCACGCCGGAGGGGGGAGATGTCAGGATCTCCATCCTCCAGGCAGACGGTTGGTACCGGGTGTCTGTGAAGGACAACGGCATCGGCATTCCCAAGGAGGAGATTCCCAGGATCTTCGACCGGTTCTACCGGGTCGACAAGGCAAGGTCACGACAGCTGGGAGGTACCGGGCTCGGGCTTAGCATCGCCCGGCAGATCGTTGAGGCCCACGGCGGCCAGGTAGAGATAAAGAGCGAAATGGGAGAGGGCACCATTGTGACCTTCACCCTTAGGGCGGATGCCGCGAGGTTGGTGGATTCCCATGAAGGAAAACCAGCTTGA
- the yycI gene encoding two-component system regulatory protein YycI, which yields MDWSRAKTLLIIAYTLFNVFLGYRLLSDPVRGSMTLVTLQQVEAAAQDLASQGVLLAATVPRRAPAMSLILLRHQEMTESQALALFFEEEGEVRRSEKADGRVVLENSLESLTRYENGVLLYSRKVRTQDATQVAQALAREQAQEFWSQRGGLPPGARPDYVAYDEKSDRHIVQYYQEYQGYPIYGGQISVVVGPGGVEAVLFVWFSPAGPSGKPKQVLAATDALLKCLEALGRDTTVEAVTLGYYSEAYNATQWEAPPVWRIRTRTGDTLYVNAYTGDLEGPVSIVP from the coding sequence ATGGACTGGTCGCGGGCCAAGACGTTACTGATCATAGCATACACGCTTTTCAATGTATTCTTGGGCTACCGGCTATTGTCGGATCCGGTGCGAGGCAGTATGACCCTGGTGACCCTGCAGCAAGTGGAGGCAGCCGCCCAGGATCTCGCCTCGCAGGGTGTGCTGCTGGCTGCTACGGTGCCCCGGAGGGCGCCAGCCATGTCACTGATCCTCCTGAGGCACCAGGAGATGACGGAGAGCCAAGCCCTGGCGTTGTTCTTTGAAGAGGAAGGAGAGGTTCGTCGCTCGGAGAAGGCTGATGGAAGGGTGGTGCTGGAGAACTCCCTGGAGAGCCTTACCAGGTATGAGAACGGCGTCCTCCTTTACTCCCGGAAGGTAAGGACTCAGGACGCCACCCAGGTTGCCCAGGCCTTGGCCCGCGAGCAGGCCCAGGAGTTCTGGAGCCAGAGGGGAGGGCTCCCTCCCGGTGCCCGGCCTGACTACGTGGCGTACGACGAGAAGTCAGACAGGCACATAGTCCAGTACTACCAGGAGTACCAGGGATATCCCATTTACGGCGGGCAAATCTCAGTTGTGGTTGGGCCTGGTGGGGTTGAGGCTGTGCTGTTTGTGTGGTTCTCCCCGGCAGGTCCCAGCGGGAAGCCCAAACAGGTGCTGGCCGCCACGGATGCCTTGTTGAAGTGCCTGGAGGCCTTGGGGCGGGACACAACAGTAGAGGCCGTGACCTTGGGCTACTACAGCGAAGCCTACAACGCCACCCAGTGGGAGGCCCCGCCGGTGTGGCGAATCAGGACCCGGACCGGTGATACCCTTTATGTAAATGCCTACACTGGTGACCTGGAGGGTCCCGTGTCCATTGTTCCCTAG